GCGGgggggaaaaagaaaaagaaaatagTGACGCGGATGGAGAGGCCGCAAATGCAAAACTTCGGCGGGCGGAGACTCGGGGCGCACGGCCAAGGAGCAATTGCGGATGGGCTGCCGTGTGACAGGAGCTGGCTTTCCGGGGTGAAAGGAACCTACGATATCGCGCACGTCGGACGGGATGGAGCCGGGAAGTCAAGAAAAATTGGAATGCTCGGAAGATATCGAAAGGCGTTTGGCCGTCTAGCCAGGTTTCTCGGCAAGATCGCGACCAATCAGGTGGCCTAATTGAAAGCTGGGGCCAAAGCTCAGACGGGTTTAAGCTCCCCCGTACAAAGTACATACTTTGTAATGAGTGTACTACGGTAATGGGCCTGCAGGTCGAAttgtacactacggagtacctaAGTAGGTTCTCCTCTGCAAACCacgtactgtacggagtatggaTTACACCATCACCTGTTTACTCACATTGTGCCCATAGTTCTCTCTTCCTTAGGCCTTCTTTTGCTAATCTATACTCCATTCCAATTATCGATGAAAGTCGTCAACAAAGCAAAGTACATGAAAAATATCCTATTAACCGCCATCGCGCCAATGGGACTCCGACCGAACCAACAATGACCCGAACAAGGTACAGCACCGCAGGCGTTATCAGAGGTAGCACCGCGTAACTACCTAGGCAACTAACAGTGCTGCGGGCTGGACCCGGATTCAGTGTGTCACACCCGCCCTAGATCTCTATGCGCCGATGTCGAGATGCAAACGAAGCAAAAGGGAAAACGCCAAAGGGTTAAAattaaaatataaaaaatatcaaTGATGCTTCAATCCAGGCTCTGGATCTGCACCTTGATAGCGCCGGTCTTGGGATCCGACGCCGTCCCGAACGCCTTGATGGCGTCCTCTAGGCCGAAGCGGTGCGTGACGAGCCTCTTGAGGTCGATGACACCGTTCTGGACCAGGCGGATGGCCCGCGGCCAGGTGTTGCAGTAGCGGTACTGGAACTGCAGGTCGACCTCGCGGACGCTGGCGCGCATGAAGGGGATCTGGATCTCGTTCTTGCCGACGCCGATGACAAACACCTTGCCGCCGAACTTGACCGCCcagatggcggcggcgatgctGCTCTCGACGCCCGTGCACTCGAGCGCCACCGCGGGCTCGATGCCCCCGAAGCTCTTGACGATCGCCTTGGCCGACTCCTCGGCCGACAGCCGCTCGACCTTGTGGGTGACGACCTCCGGGCAGATCTCCTTGGCGAAACGCAGCCGGCCCTCGTCAATGTCCGTGATGACCAGCGGGCACGCGCCGGCCGCCTTGCAGCAGAGCATCGTGATGAGGCCGATGGGTCCCGCGCCGCAGACGAGCACCGGGTCGCCCAGCCGCACCTCGGCCCTCTGCAGGCCCGCGAGGGCCACCGAGAGGGGCTCGAGCATCGCGCCGTCCTCGTACGACATGTCGCCGATCTTGTGGCACCACACGGCCGGGTGGTTGACGTAGCGCCGCAGC
This genomic window from Thermothelomyces thermophilus ATCC 42464 chromosome 1, complete sequence contains:
- a CDS encoding L-arabinitol 4-dehydrogenase, which codes for MNGIKSVNGTNGTEGINGTTGAVKASKPNIGVFTNPNHDLWVSEATPTLESVQKGEELKEGQVTVAIRSTGICGSDVHFWKHGCIGPMIVGCDHILGHESAGEVIAVHPSVTSLKVGDRVAVEPQVICNECEPCLTGRYNGCEKVDFLSTPPVPGLLRRYVNHPAVWCHKIGDMSYEDGAMLEPLSVALAGLQRAEVRLGDPVLVCGAGPIGLITMLCCKAAGACPLVITDIDEGRLRFAKEICPEVVTHKVERLSAEESAKAIVKSFGGIEPAVALECTGVESSIAAAIWAVKFGGKVFVIGVGKNEIQIPFMRASVREVDLQFQYRYCNTWPRAIRLVQNGVIDLKRLVTHRFGLEDAIKAFGTASDPKTGAIKVQIQSLD